From Candidatus Zixiibacteriota bacterium:
TGCTCCGCCGGCTCGCGGCAGACCGATGATCAAGAGACTTACGATCCAGACATTCCCCAGATCCAGTTGGAAAAGCAGGTTGTAAAGAGGAGAGTCCTTCCATTCCGGCGGAAGAACCACCGCCGGCCCGAGAGTGATAAGACAGGTCCCCTTCGCAAAGGTGAGCCCGCTGACGACAAGCGCTTCGGGAATCTGGACGAGAAACGCCAGAGCCACGACCGACAGCACGGCCGTGAACCGCGAGCGATCGACTCCGAACAGCAGACCGAGCCAGATGAAGAACGCCGCCGGGACTATTTGCATAATTTTGGCCAGAGCAACAAAACCCAGACCGTAGGCTATTCCGGACCATTCCCAGCCGGGAACTCGCTGCGCGTCGATGTTATCTTGATAGGCCTGGACCTCCTGAGGCGACAGCGACGCATCGCTCCGAATCCTCCGCTCGGCATCGTCCAGGCGGACGTCGTTGGTGACCAGGAGCTGTGTGAAGGCCGTGACGATGACGAGCAGCAAGGGCAAGATCCAGCACGGTTTCGTTGCAACGGCGCGGAACGACCTGCCCGGCTCGTGATAGATCCCCGCCATGATCCGGAGCTTCGAGAGTGGTTTCGTCGTCTCCTGTACAGTATCCGCGTTCGCGGGCTGCGGAACGGTAATTTCGTTCATATTTCTTCCCTTGCAGATTGAATCAGTAATGTGCTAGGGTTCCCGCCTTTCGGGCGCGGTCGAATCCAAGGCGAACGGCCAGGAAGCCGGCCGGAAGTGTTACCAACGACATGATCAGAAGCAAACCCAGCTGTTGGGAGATCTCGGCCGTGGAGGCGCTCTGTATTAGCGTCAGTCTCAGGGCGTGCAGGGCATGGGTGGTCGGCAGCATCCACGATACCGTTTGCAGCCAGGGCGGCAGGTATTCGACCGGAAACAACACGCCGCTCAAGAGTCCGGTCAGAGTCGTAAAGGCCCAGGTGATCGGGTCGCCGACCTTGGTAACGATGATTACTCCGGCGCTCATGAGGCCTATCCCGGAAAGCGAGGTTATCGTCAAGACAATGACCAGCGCGGCCGCCGCAAGGTTAACGTCCATCGGGATGCCGAATACGAAGATCACGATCAGGAGCAGCAGCGTTACGTTGACGACGGCCTGCAGGAAGCTTACCAGACCGGCGTAGATCAGAACCAACTCCAGGCGCGTGTTGGAGAGCAGCAGATATTCGAGAGTTCCCATCTGCTGTTCGGATCGAATCGTCCCTTGGAACGAGTTGAGCGACACCCCCACGAACGAGGTGAAGGCGCTGCCGATGATCAGATAGGCGAGCAGATTGCCGCCGTACTGCTGCAACGCCGGAAAGGTGTTGCCGTCCTCGAGGAACTGACCCATGAACGAGAACTGCAACAAACCGACAAAACCGCCCACGACGCCGAGGGCAAGGGCGGTCTTGTAGCTGAACATGGTAACGATCATACGCTTGAGGAACAGAAAGATCTTGTACACGGTCAATCCTCCCGAGCCAGGGCGAGAAATACATCTTCCAGCGAGGCCTCTTCGGTCCGGGTCGAGGCAATCGGCAGTCCCGTCCGTGAAACCGCATATAGAGCGGCGTTCACGTTGAACTTGCCGTTGTAGTTGATTTCGAGCTCGTGATCGACGAAGGAGAGACCGTCGATTTCGGTCGCTCGTCGTATATCTCCCGTTAGGCAACGCCGCTGCAAGTCGGTGATCTTCGCCGATGAGTCGAAACGGATCGTCAATCGTTTTTTCCTGATCAGCGCCTTATACTCCGCCACCGTCCCCACCCGCGTGAGTCGCCCCCTTTTCAAAAAGCCAACCCGATCGGACAGACGTTCCGCCTCGGCGAGATCGTGGGTGGTGAGCAGGATTGTGCGGCCCCTCTCCTTCAAATCGCCGACAATCCGACGGATGCTTCCGGCCGACTCCGGATCAACGCTGCTGGTCGGCTCGTCGAGGAGCAGCACCGGCGGGTCGTGCAGCAGGGCGCGAGCAAGATTGAGCCGTTTGCGCATGCCGGAGCTGAAGCGCATGAACTGCAGATCGGAGTCCCCGGTTAGACCGACAAGATCAAGCACCTCGGCAACGCGATGCTTCAGTCGCGCTCGGCCGAGGCCATAGAGTCCTCCGAAAAACTCGAGATTCTGTGCCCCTGAGAGGCGGAAATAGAAGGTCCGCTCATCGCCGAGGACGAGCCCCAGCGACCGGCGCGCCTTCGACTCGGCCCGGCGCAGGTCGAAGCCGCAGACGGCAACGTCGCCCTGCCGGGGCAGGATCAGCCCCGATAGAACTCGAATCAGCGTGGTTTTTCCGGCGCCGTTCGGCCCGAGCAGGCAGAAGATCTCTCCCGGCCGCACCTCAAACGAGACCGCTTCCAGCGCACAATCCTCTCGCTTGGGATAACGATAATGAATGTCGTTAAGGTGTATCACTTACCGTAGTCCCCGTCTTGCTCGTGCTTGAGGCCGCGCCTGCATACTTCGCCAACAGGGCCAGGGCGAAATAGATGGCCAGGCTGAGAAACGGATTGAATGTGAAAGAGTTGAGAATCGCTGCCGGAAAGAGCGGCACAACCAGCACCAGCAATATGGAACGCATTTCATAGAAAGCGTAGGTCAGCGTTGCCTGCCAGAGCAACCATCCGGCGAGCCGGCTCGATATCGGTGCGCCCTGAGGCCACCGCAAAACGGTGATGACAGCCGCACTGATCAAGACGGCGGCAATCAGCCCCTTCTGGCTGCTCCCGAGCCACACGACGAGGCAGCTTGTCAGCATCACTCGCATGAGGAGCTCGTCGGACATCAGCCGGAAGGTATTTGCTAGTGACGTCAGAAGGTACTGCTTACCGGGGCCCGGTTGACCGAAGAAGTGGTCAAGCACGAGCAGCAATAATAGTACCAGCCCGGTTATCCAGACGGCCCTGTTCAACCGGAGTCCCCAGTCGCGCGCCGTCCATTGTCCTTGCCGGACGCCGAAGGCCATCACCACGGCAATTGCTGTCATGACCAGGGCTTCGACACCGAGATGCAGTTTCGCACTCGCCTC
This genomic window contains:
- a CDS encoding ABC transporter permease translates to MYKIFLFLKRMIVTMFSYKTALALGVVGGFVGLLQFSFMGQFLEDGNTFPALQQYGGNLLAYLIIGSAFTSFVGVSLNSFQGTIRSEQQMGTLEYLLLSNTRLELVLIYAGLVSFLQAVVNVTLLLLIVIFVFGIPMDVNLAAAALVIVLTITSLSGIGLMSAGVIIVTKVGDPITWAFTTLTGLLSGVLFPVEYLPPWLQTVSWMLPTTHALHALRLTLIQSASTAEISQQLGLLLIMSLVTLPAGFLAVRLGFDRARKAGTLAHY
- a CDS encoding ABC transporter ATP-binding protein encodes the protein MIHLNDIHYRYPKREDCALEAVSFEVRPGEIFCLLGPNGAGKTTLIRVLSGLILPRQGDVAVCGFDLRRAESKARRSLGLVLGDERTFYFRLSGAQNLEFFGGLYGLGRARLKHRVAEVLDLVGLTGDSDLQFMRFSSGMRKRLNLARALLHDPPVLLLDEPTSSVDPESAGSIRRIVGDLKERGRTILLTTHDLAEAERLSDRVGFLKRGRLTRVGTVAEYKALIRKKRLTIRFDSSAKITDLQRRCLTGDIRRATEIDGLSFVDHELEINYNGKFNVNAALYAVSRTGLPIASTRTEEASLEDVFLALARED